The following proteins are encoded in a genomic region of Archangium lipolyticum:
- the sitA5 gene encoding SitA5 family polymorphic toxin, translating into MATRLGVTVLLLALLNACATPRVIRLDTGQGSSLEYRPSSSNKSMKVDAEAFEDALARLVLDVPLTLRAPQQGGLVRASHPGNSADTRWQRLMRKSFGGLCGPGQRRDHCISLLDDGMGLEEWDKLGVALGLSLEPLKESIARAVEKTLAPQLFYTIIATGIITWAVLAANPEPVFTKAAAIVSAVLLIYLGVETFLEVVDASRELKRATDRATTWVELEQAGHRFANRVGPEVARVFVLAVTVVVSHGMVGGAAWLASRLSMLPGFTEAAAAGASRVGLHLANVGQVSAVTVEGSTVVISLPATAVAIAAQGSRGTAAGVSPAGFRSWGSFSGLKSALGSAGPGKNWHHIVEQTPGNVERFGPHALHNTENVIPLEEGLHTQVSAFYSRKILRITGSRDLTVRQWLSTQSYEAQRAFGLQAIENIKNGVW; encoded by the coding sequence ATGGCAACTCGTCTAGGCGTCACGGTCCTGCTCCTCGCCCTGCTCAATGCGTGCGCCACGCCACGTGTCATTCGCCTCGACACAGGGCAGGGCTCGTCCCTGGAGTACAGGCCGTCCTCCTCGAACAAGTCCATGAAGGTGGACGCGGAAGCATTCGAGGATGCGCTGGCACGGCTGGTGCTGGATGTGCCCCTGACGCTCCGTGCTCCTCAGCAAGGCGGGCTGGTGCGCGCCTCCCATCCGGGGAACAGTGCTGACACCCGATGGCAGCGCCTGATGCGCAAGAGCTTTGGCGGCCTCTGCGGGCCGGGCCAGCGCAGGGACCACTGCATCTCCCTGCTCGACGACGGGATGGGCCTGGAAGAGTGGGACAAGCTGGGCGTTGCTCTGGGCCTGTCGCTGGAGCCCCTCAAGGAGAGCATCGCCCGGGCGGTGGAGAAGACCCTGGCGCCCCAGCTCTTCTACACCATCATCGCCACGGGCATCATCACCTGGGCCGTCCTGGCGGCCAATCCCGAGCCGGTGTTCACCAAGGCAGCGGCCATCGTCTCAGCGGTCCTACTCATCTACCTGGGAGTGGAGACCTTCCTGGAGGTGGTGGACGCAAGCCGGGAACTGAAGCGGGCCACCGACCGGGCCACGACGTGGGTTGAACTGGAACAGGCCGGCCATCGCTTCGCCAACCGAGTAGGACCGGAGGTGGCGCGCGTCTTCGTCCTCGCGGTCACCGTGGTGGTGAGTCATGGCATGGTCGGGGGCGCCGCGTGGCTGGCCTCACGCCTGTCGATGCTGCCCGGTTTCACGGAGGCTGCGGCGGCCGGGGCCTCACGGGTAGGCCTCCACCTGGCGAACGTGGGACAGGTGAGTGCGGTAACCGTTGAAGGAAGCACCGTCGTCATCTCCCTGCCTGCCACGGCGGTTGCCATTGCGGCCCAAGGCTCACGAGGAACCGCAGCGGGAGTCAGTCCTGCTGGTTTCAGGTCCTGGGGTTCGTTCAGTGGCCTCAAGAGTGCCTTGGGCTCGGCGGGACCAGGCAAAAACTGGCACCACATCGTCGAGCAGACACCGGGCAATGTGGAGCGATTCGGGCCTCATGCCCTGCACAACACCGAAAACGTCATTCCTCTGGAAGAAGGGCTGCACACCCAGGTGAGCGCTTTCTATTCACGGAAGATCCTGAGGATCACCGGCTCGCGAGATCTCACCGTGA
- a CDS encoding DUF2283 domain-containing protein, translating to MGQTDSKKKLGRFELRVSEDDQDVAYLRLPSHPGEACEMSKSIRLAELMGSYTGPDVVLDFDQDGVLVGIEILA from the coding sequence ATGGGGCAGACGGATTCCAAGAAGAAGCTCGGGCGCTTCGAGCTACGAGTCTCCGAAGACGATCAGGACGTGGCCTATTTGCGCCTCCCGAGTCACCCCGGTGAGGCCTGCGAGATGTCGAAGTCGATCAGGCTGGCCGAACTCATGGGCTCCTACACGGGCCCCGATGTGGTGCTCGACTTCGACCAGGATGGAGTCCTGGTCGGAATCGAGATCCTGGCGTGA
- a CDS encoding tetratricopeptide repeat protein, producing the protein MTDHLEYLAKRVLETGGAEAERAFRDALRHVSDPAVLRMLAGRFYAEPEVSVPTYERLLELLPEDLLARVEFGFIYFLMGEDGEASRQLGMAQALDPEHVQVLSLEAALARESAEKVRLYRRILQKEPLNDIARGKLRELGETP; encoded by the coding sequence ATGACGGACCATCTCGAATATCTGGCGAAGCGAGTGCTGGAGACAGGAGGCGCAGAGGCAGAGCGGGCCTTCCGCGATGCGCTCCGTCACGTTTCCGACCCCGCTGTACTCCGGATGCTTGCAGGAAGGTTCTACGCTGAGCCCGAGGTATCGGTGCCCACCTATGAACGACTCCTGGAGCTGTTGCCCGAGGATCTGCTCGCACGGGTTGAATTCGGATTCATCTATTTCCTGATGGGAGAAGACGGCGAGGCGAGTCGGCAGCTCGGCATGGCCCAGGCGTTGGACCCGGAGCACGTGCAGGTTCTCTCCTTGGAGGCGGCGCTGGCACGTGAGTCGGCCGAGAAGGTGCGGCTCTACCGCCGCATCCTCCAGAAGGAGCCCCTGAACGACATTGCACGCGGCAAGCTCCGTGAGCTGGGGGAAACGCCGTAG
- a CDS encoding DUF2381 family protein, translated as MFALSSTALLGLALLAAPAEATERAPLPTCETGTRHIELDASAPRKTPEVCIRPELSLTLLFDAKLARVEVGGRERFRRVELAAASLTLVASDALHDAERVPVTVYFQDDGAPTSATFMLVVHPSQAERQVEVSRHERTLASYRQGEQQARAEAQQCREEKARLQAECSGQSGLTGLIENGWLGEKGVVARRLKGVTSRPGEPLEVRDVISYRAVGPKKGRVAVELELFNGGTVTWTPTGAALVGSKREELTGLTVRSLEPIPPGKSKRIVVELDAEESEARGTYTLKLWTGEAGAGGVNLDGVTFP; from the coding sequence GTGTTCGCCTTGTCCTCCACCGCACTGCTCGGACTGGCCCTGCTCGCTGCCCCAGCCGAGGCTACCGAGCGGGCTCCACTCCCCACCTGTGAGACGGGCACGCGCCACATCGAGCTGGACGCGAGCGCCCCCCGCAAAACACCGGAGGTGTGCATCCGGCCGGAGCTGTCCCTCACTTTGCTCTTCGACGCGAAGCTGGCGCGTGTGGAAGTGGGGGGGCGGGAGCGGTTCCGCAGGGTGGAGCTGGCAGCGGCATCCCTGACGCTCGTGGCCTCGGACGCACTACACGACGCGGAGCGCGTGCCGGTGACGGTCTACTTCCAGGACGACGGGGCGCCGACGAGTGCCACCTTCATGCTGGTGGTCCACCCGTCCCAGGCGGAGCGGCAGGTGGAGGTGTCCCGGCACGAGCGTACGCTGGCGTCCTACCGACAGGGAGAGCAGCAGGCCCGAGCCGAGGCCCAGCAGTGCCGGGAGGAGAAAGCACGTCTCCAGGCCGAGTGCAGCGGCCAGAGTGGGCTCACGGGCCTCATCGAGAACGGATGGCTCGGCGAAAAGGGTGTTGTTGCCCGGAGGCTCAAGGGCGTCACCTCACGTCCGGGGGAGCCCCTCGAAGTACGGGACGTCATCAGCTACCGGGCCGTTGGACCCAAAAAGGGCCGGGTGGCCGTGGAGCTTGAGCTGTTCAATGGGGGAACGGTGACGTGGACGCCCACGGGGGCGGCCCTGGTGGGCTCCAAGCGCGAGGAGCTGACGGGGCTGACGGTGCGGTCCCTGGAGCCCATCCCGCCGGGAAAGTCGAAACGCATCGTGGTGGAGCTGGACGCCGAGGAGAGCGAGGCCAGGGGAACCTACACGCTCAAGCTGTGGACGGGAGAAGCTGGAGCTGGGGGCGTGAACCTCGACGGCGTGACGTTCCCGTAG
- a CDS encoding serine/threonine protein kinase, with translation MKPTLEDVVRPGSVVSGYRIEKKLGAGGFGKVFLAWRDGGPCALKFIHLESVGEWGWRELFIMLRHEFPHVVKLLSHFKWPEEKPEYLVLVMEYVPGVTLYQWARDNNPCARELVEKLLPLARALKAVHAQEVKHRDLKGDNVLVRETDGAPVLVDFGAGTMPNAPRVTGALAPANLRYRSPEAVAFFLREDRKRGESYDYSVRDELYALGVILYVLATDVYPFNGPDNELLGEILEGNPKPPSVRNSRVPRALSELCLCLLAREPHARVPNAEALCDALEKLLEEAKADPRWAVPLCYGWTVDGRTTEDAPELVGKDPQAWLRRWIRQKPKRGRPPAPPSPLRPRVRWAFPVLVAVVGLTVGVGQVLGQLRPPPSTPTPVQPAPTLPLPAEFSLDGPMPWATHVHEVAPPWKPPEADAGAMPSKADTPAPVTTMTLSSGTTRMKKKAPGSQAEKEKKGNGSNGANVLVAVAAAANMACPGAQVRKEPAPQACPAGAVETMTRQLGMDLGDRGSVDLPGKKYRNNEPVPVKDGPISLVLVGDWDVGTDARGRGGRTALPNGTRLSGQLCIGEKRVYGRITQAVTPAGDTFTVCMELWEYSGERGIEIEPDGGAVKVHPIADVRAVDRFE, from the coding sequence ATGAAGCCCACGCTGGAGGACGTGGTGCGGCCGGGCTCGGTGGTGAGCGGCTACCGCATCGAGAAGAAGCTGGGAGCTGGTGGTTTCGGCAAGGTGTTCCTCGCGTGGCGCGACGGTGGCCCGTGCGCCCTCAAGTTCATCCATCTGGAGAGCGTGGGGGAGTGGGGCTGGCGCGAGCTGTTCATCATGCTCCGCCACGAGTTCCCCCACGTGGTAAAGCTGCTCAGTCACTTCAAATGGCCCGAGGAGAAACCCGAGTACCTGGTGCTCGTCATGGAGTACGTGCCGGGAGTGACGCTCTATCAGTGGGCCCGGGACAACAACCCGTGCGCTCGCGAGCTGGTGGAGAAGCTGCTGCCGCTCGCCCGGGCGTTGAAGGCGGTTCACGCCCAGGAGGTGAAGCACCGGGACTTGAAGGGCGACAACGTGCTGGTGCGCGAGACGGACGGAGCGCCGGTGCTGGTGGACTTCGGCGCGGGCACCATGCCCAACGCCCCTCGCGTCACCGGAGCCCTGGCCCCCGCCAACCTCCGCTACCGCAGCCCCGAGGCCGTGGCCTTCTTCCTGCGCGAGGACCGCAAGCGGGGGGAGAGCTACGACTACTCGGTGAGGGACGAGCTGTACGCGCTGGGCGTCATCCTCTACGTGCTCGCCACCGACGTGTACCCCTTCAACGGCCCGGACAATGAGCTGCTGGGGGAGATTCTCGAGGGCAATCCCAAGCCCCCGAGCGTGCGCAACTCCCGCGTGCCCCGGGCCTTGAGTGAGCTGTGCCTGTGCCTGTTGGCCAGGGAGCCCCACGCCCGCGTGCCGAACGCGGAGGCGTTGTGCGATGCGCTGGAGAAGCTGTTGGAGGAGGCGAAGGCGGACCCGCGCTGGGCGGTGCCCCTGTGCTACGGCTGGACGGTGGACGGACGTACCACCGAGGATGCGCCGGAGCTGGTGGGCAAGGACCCCCAGGCGTGGCTGCGCAGGTGGATCCGGCAGAAGCCCAAGCGGGGCAGGCCACCCGCTCCTCCCTCTCCTCTTCGCCCCCGAGTGCGATGGGCCTTTCCGGTCCTCGTGGCAGTGGTGGGACTCACGGTGGGCGTGGGCCAGGTCCTCGGCCAGCTTCGCCCGCCGCCGTCCACACCGACCCCAGTCCAGCCGGCGCCTACGCTTCCCCTACCCGCGGAATTCTCCCTCGATGGCCCGATGCCCTGGGCCACGCACGTCCATGAAGTAGCGCCACCGTGGAAGCCGCCCGAAGCTGACGCAGGCGCAATGCCCTCGAAGGCGGATACCCCTGCGCCCGTCACCACCATGACGCTCAGCTCGGGAACGACTCGCATGAAGAAGAAGGCCCCCGGCTCACAGGCGGAGAAGGAGAAGAAGGGCAACGGCTCCAACGGGGCCAACGTGCTGGTCGCGGTGGCCGCCGCCGCCAACATGGCGTGTCCCGGTGCGCAGGTGCGCAAGGAGCCCGCGCCCCAGGCGTGCCCGGCCGGTGCTGTCGAGACCATGACCCGCCAGCTCGGCATGGACCTGGGGGATAGGGGAAGCGTCGACCTTCCCGGCAAGAAGTACCGCAATAACGAGCCCGTGCCCGTGAAGGACGGCCCCATCTCCTTGGTGCTGGTAGGTGACTGGGACGTGGGAACCGATGCCAGGGGCCGGGGTGGGCGAACGGCACTGCCGAATGGCACGCGGCTCTCCGGGCAGCTCTGCATCGGGGAGAAGCGCGTCTATGGACGCATCACCCAGGCCGTCACGCCCGCTGGAGACACGTTCACCGTCTGCATGGAGCTGTGGGAATACAGCGGAGAGCGCGGTATCGAGATCGAGCCTGACGGAGGAGCCGTCAAGGTCCACCCCATCGCGGACGTGAGGGCGGTGGACCGCTTCGAGTAG
- a CDS encoding DUF3500 domain-containing protein, which translates to MRRFAVKWLCLGVSCSILALGACNGDSGTGTDDGGTTTTDCSTATTHIEQVVCASNAFLATLTEEQKASVVYAWTNQVAKTYWSNLPGVTRNGLKWGTLSAESKEAALKLAALVLTPEGYADMTGVFAADDYLDTQGGGTGGDGGFGGPPPGSDGGFGGPPPGRDGGMGGVVLDYSSDNYIIAFIGTPSTTGSWMLQIGGHHMAYNVTYLNGTGYPTPNHLGAEPKAPFTLNGETYAPVADEGDALVALYNSLSAEQLDAAYLPGTFSDVVLGPVEFGTGSYSKVVFPAQAGVLVSTLSESQQALVTAAIKKWVSDFAPAVSDPLVAAYTSPDAYAHTYVAWGGTKSAGVNVDVSGTYMRIDGPRVWIEVACQQGAVIRNQTHYHTIYRDKQTDYGNQLTP; encoded by the coding sequence ATGCGACGATTCGCCGTCAAATGGCTGTGTCTCGGTGTGAGTTGCTCCATCCTGGCGCTCGGCGCCTGCAACGGAGACTCGGGCACCGGCACGGATGATGGAGGGACCACCACGACGGACTGCTCGACCGCCACGACGCACATCGAGCAGGTGGTCTGCGCGTCCAATGCCTTCCTCGCCACGCTGACGGAGGAGCAGAAAGCCTCGGTCGTCTACGCCTGGACGAACCAGGTGGCGAAGACGTACTGGTCCAACCTGCCCGGCGTCACGCGCAATGGCCTGAAGTGGGGCACGCTGAGCGCCGAGAGCAAGGAGGCCGCGCTGAAGCTCGCCGCCCTGGTCCTCACCCCCGAGGGTTACGCGGACATGACGGGCGTGTTCGCGGCGGATGACTATCTCGACACGCAGGGCGGTGGCACCGGCGGCGATGGTGGCTTCGGCGGCCCTCCTCCCGGGAGCGATGGTGGCTTCGGCGGCCCTCCGCCTGGCCGTGACGGCGGCATGGGCGGCGTCGTGCTCGACTACTCGTCGGACAATTACATCATCGCGTTCATCGGGACGCCGTCCACGACGGGCAGCTGGATGCTCCAGATTGGCGGCCACCACATGGCCTACAACGTGACGTACCTCAACGGCACGGGCTACCCGACGCCCAACCACCTCGGCGCCGAGCCCAAGGCGCCCTTCACCCTCAACGGCGAAACCTACGCGCCGGTCGCGGACGAGGGCGACGCGCTGGTGGCCCTCTACAACTCCCTGAGCGCCGAGCAGCTCGACGCCGCCTACCTGCCGGGGACCTTCTCCGACGTCGTGCTCGGGCCCGTGGAGTTCGGGACGGGCAGCTATTCGAAGGTCGTCTTCCCGGCCCAGGCCGGCGTGCTCGTCTCCACCCTCTCCGAGAGCCAGCAGGCGCTGGTGACGGCGGCCATCAAGAAGTGGGTGAGCGACTTCGCGCCCGCGGTCTCCGACCCGCTCGTGGCGGCGTACACCTCGCCGGACGCCTACGCCCACACCTACGTGGCCTGGGGCGGCACGAAGTCCGCGGGCGTCAACGTGGACGTCAGCGGCACGTACATGCGCATCGACGGGCCCCGCGTCTGGATCGAGGTGGCGTGCCAACAGGGCGCCGTCATCAGGAACCAGACGCACTACCACACCATCTACCGTGACAAGCAGACGGACTACGGGAACCAGCTGACGCCATGA
- a CDS encoding HupE/UreJ family protein has product MKKGWAWTLGLAVLLAGESARAHLARNTAVLLDIGERSVEAEVQMPLDQLALALTQSFDAVPADVIRERAAELPAYVREHLKASTPNGRPFEVEVGTVGVQRVEDGDCLVAHVTLRAPPGASARAFTLTDTLVLHQVMNHRALVSVRRDFHTGLFGEDLEMVGAASAQTPSLLIDRMHGSLWTGFRAVFHLGLRHIAEGTDHLLFLLVLLLPAPLLARGGRWREPDQLGASLKRVLGVVTAFTVGHSLTLAAAAVGALRPPSQPVEVLIAVSILVSAVHAVRPLFPGREHLVAAGFGLVHGLAFATVLAGMGFDSGALAMSILGFNLGIEAMQAAVVLLVLPWLLLWSHASGFTVLRIGGAAVGGAAACGWVLERALGVSTPLGPWVEAASGHAWVGLVVLAAVALAMSRRSRRAALG; this is encoded by the coding sequence ATGAAGAAGGGTTGGGCATGGACGCTGGGCCTCGCCGTGCTCCTGGCGGGGGAGTCCGCCCGCGCGCACCTCGCACGCAACACGGCCGTGCTCCTCGACATCGGGGAGCGCTCCGTGGAGGCCGAGGTCCAGATGCCCCTGGACCAGCTCGCGCTCGCGCTGACGCAGTCGTTCGACGCGGTGCCCGCCGACGTCATCCGCGAGCGGGCCGCGGAGCTTCCGGCCTACGTCCGGGAGCACCTGAAGGCGAGCACGCCCAATGGCCGGCCCTTCGAGGTCGAGGTCGGCACCGTGGGCGTGCAGCGCGTGGAGGATGGGGACTGCCTCGTGGCGCACGTCACGCTGCGGGCGCCCCCGGGAGCCTCGGCGCGCGCCTTCACGCTCACCGACACACTGGTGCTGCACCAGGTGATGAACCACCGGGCCCTCGTGTCGGTGCGGCGCGACTTCCACACCGGCCTCTTTGGCGAGGACCTGGAGATGGTGGGCGCGGCGAGCGCGCAGACGCCATCGCTCCTCATCGACCGGATGCACGGTTCGTTGTGGACGGGCTTCCGGGCCGTCTTCCACCTCGGCCTGCGCCACATCGCCGAGGGGACGGACCATCTGCTGTTCCTGCTCGTGCTGCTGCTGCCCGCGCCGCTGCTCGCGCGCGGGGGCCGGTGGCGGGAGCCGGACCAGTTGGGCGCGAGTCTCAAGCGTGTCCTCGGCGTGGTGACGGCCTTCACCGTGGGCCACTCACTCACGCTGGCCGCCGCCGCCGTGGGGGCGCTGCGCCCGCCGAGCCAGCCCGTGGAGGTGCTCATCGCGGTGAGCATCCTCGTGTCCGCCGTGCACGCGGTGCGCCCGCTCTTCCCGGGCCGGGAGCACCTCGTGGCGGCCGGGTTCGGGCTCGTGCACGGGCTCGCGTTCGCCACGGTGCTCGCGGGCATGGGGTTCGACTCGGGCGCGCTGGCGATGAGCATCCTGGGCTTCAACCTGGGCATCGAGGCCATGCAGGCCGCGGTGGTACTGCTCGTCCTGCCCTGGCTCCTGCTGTGGAGCCATGCGTCCGGCTTCACCGTGCTGCGCATCGGCGGCGCGGCCGTGGGCGGCGCCGCCGCGTGCGGCTGGGTGCTCGAACGGGCGCTGGGCGTGAGCACGCCACTCGGGCCGTGGGTCGAGGCCGCTTCGGGGCATGCCTGGGTGGGGCTCGTCGTCCTCGCGGCCGTGGCGCTGGCGATGTCCAGGCGCAGCCGGAGGGCGGCCCTCGGGTAG